A genomic region of Enterococcus sp. 12C11_DIV0727 contains the following coding sequences:
- a CDS encoding PTS sugar transporter subunit IIC, with protein sequence MDGLTAWMEKYILPVAGKIGAQKHLVALRDAFIGTMPATMAGSIAVMINAMIRDLPQQFFSDYAANLAADKGIFAVINVIIGINGFVWNGTLAIAGLIFAFSWGYNLARAYKVNDLAGGIVGLATLIQGIAFAYSNTLETAVPKELMNTINENTATSGWSATAEGLTAGGWGWLKLDHLNGNAYFTVMIMGAISVIIFCKLMLANITIKMPDSVPPAVSKAFAAILPATIALYVIAIINFVVGKLTGGQLIIDLVQKYIAEPFLGLSQGLGAVLIVTIFVQIFWFFGIHGPNVLAPVLEGIWGQAQLINIDIFQKGYKGLTGTPAVLKAIDDGKAYMWVRGSFDAFAWFGGSGGTIVLIIAILLFSKRADYLTVGKLSLGPGIFNINEPIMFGLPIVLNAIMFVPFLVAPVVATTIGWLATYFGLVAPVSQQVTWVVPPVLLSFLATGADWRAPIVTLVCMVVTFLIWTPFVIAANRMEPTDFE encoded by the coding sequence ATGGATGGATTAACAGCCTGGATGGAGAAATACATTCTACCTGTGGCCGGTAAAATTGGTGCGCAAAAACACTTAGTTGCACTTCGTGATGCTTTTATCGGGACAATGCCGGCAACAATGGCAGGATCGATTGCCGTAATGATCAACGCGATGATTCGTGACTTGCCGCAACAATTTTTCTCTGATTATGCAGCCAATCTTGCTGCAGATAAAGGGATTTTTGCAGTTATTAACGTTATTATTGGTATCAACGGATTTGTTTGGAATGGTACTTTGGCGATTGCCGGCTTGATTTTTGCCTTTTCTTGGGGCTATAATCTAGCAAGAGCATACAAAGTAAATGACTTAGCGGGTGGTATCGTTGGGTTGGCAACATTGATTCAAGGGATTGCATTTGCTTATTCTAATACATTAGAAACAGCGGTTCCAAAAGAATTAATGAACACAATCAATGAAAACACTGCAACAAGTGGTTGGTCAGCAACAGCCGAAGGATTAACAGCCGGTGGTTGGGGTTGGTTAAAATTAGATCACTTAAATGGTAACGCATACTTCACCGTAATGATCATGGGTGCAATTTCTGTTATCATTTTCTGTAAATTAATGTTGGCGAATATCACAATCAAAATGCCTGATTCAGTTCCGCCAGCAGTATCAAAAGCGTTCGCAGCTATCTTGCCTGCAACGATCGCATTATATGTTATTGCAATTATCAACTTTGTAGTAGGTAAATTAACAGGTGGACAATTGATCATCGATCTAGTCCAAAAATATATTGCAGAACCATTCTTGGGACTATCTCAAGGTTTAGGTGCCGTATTGATCGTAACGATTTTCGTTCAAATTTTCTGGTTCTTCGGGATTCATGGTCCAAACGTATTGGCACCAGTTTTAGAAGGTATCTGGGGACAAGCGCAATTGATCAATATCGATATTTTCCAAAAAGGCTACAAAGGCTTAACTGGTACGCCAGCTGTCTTGAAAGCCATTGATGATGGAAAAGCCTATATGTGGGTTCGTGGTTCATTTGATGCCTTTGCATGGTTTGGTGGTTCAGGTGGTACGATCGTCTTGATCATTGCTATCTTGCTATTCTCTAAACGTGCAGATTACCTAACTGTTGGTAAATTATCATTAGGACCTGGTATCTTCAACATCAACGAACCAATCATGTTTGGTTTACCAATCGTATTAAATGCAATCATGTTTGTACCATTCTTAGTAGCACCAGTTGTTGCAACAACAATCGGCTGGTTAGCAACATACTTTGGTTTAGTAGCACCAGTTTCACAACAAGTAACGTGGGTTGTTCCACCAGTCTTGCTATCATTCTTAGCAACAGGAGCTGACTGGAGAGCACCGATCGTGACACTTGTCTGTATGGTTGTAACGTTCCTAATCTGGACACCGTTTGTTATAGCGGCCAACAGAATGGAACCAACTGATTTTGAATAA
- a CDS encoding DUF3188 domain-containing protein — protein sequence MVRNGLFVCSIGLIIILYALNPASMKYDLLSMTTGIFLVVVGGYFFFKGRKKEEQNKKESNEVKR from the coding sequence ATGGTAAGAAATGGTTTATTTGTATGTAGTATCGGCTTAATTATAATTTTATATGCGCTGAATCCTGCATCAATGAAGTATGATTTGTTAAGTATGACTACAGGTATTTTCTTAGTGGTTGTTGGAGGGTATTTTTTCTTCAAAGGCAGAAAGAAAGAAGAACAAAATAAGAAAGAGAGTAACGAGGTGAAAAGATAA
- a CDS encoding DUF3284 domain-containing protein translates to MEIIKKMNIPASVFYDQVMDSVLFDIRKHTGKSLTRKQLNNFEYVKQFSKNSRARIKVEKLVENTSYHFRTSTTKNDFLVQYDIKPLDEKSCEIRYNEKMESYGFLQKMNDAVLGTILMFFKKRQFTKMLKMMEESY, encoded by the coding sequence ATGGAAATTATAAAAAAAATGAATATTCCTGCATCTGTTTTTTATGACCAAGTCATGGATTCTGTTTTGTTTGATATACGAAAGCATACGGGCAAAAGTTTAACAAGAAAACAATTAAATAACTTTGAATATGTTAAGCAATTTTCAAAAAATAGCCGAGCGCGGATCAAAGTAGAAAAACTTGTTGAAAATACATCTTACCATTTTCGCACATCAACAACGAAAAATGATTTCTTGGTTCAATATGATATCAAACCATTAGATGAAAAATCGTGTGAGATTCGTTATAACGAGAAAATGGAATCATATGGATTTTTACAAAAAATGAATGATGCCGTACTGGGTACGATCCTGATGTTTTTTAAAAAACGTCAGTTTACTAAAATGTTAAAAATGATGGAAGAATCATATTGA
- a CDS encoding PTS sugar transporter subunit IIC gives MNGLTAWMERYILPVAAKIGAQKHLVALRDAFIGMMPVTMAGAIAVLLNAFMRDFPNTYLGEGNAITSFFTPVIAINGLVWTGTLAIMAVVFAASLGYNVARAYDVDALSGMLVSLAAFFIGLPQSSTATVTLAEKLPKNIAQLFTDAGATVNTVDGVSAVDASAWGYFPFSKYMGGTGLFTAMIFGFISVIIFAKLIKKNIVIKMPDSVPPAVSKAFAAIIPGVTALYVSGLIYHVFEQLTGKLLIDWISESIQTPLLGLSQGYGAVLLIVLLVHVLWFFGLHGTNIMSPVLQSIYGVAMVDNTNAYQQGQEIPYKWVAGSFEAFVWPGGAGVTLVLIISILLLSKRADYKTVGKLGIGPGLFNINEPVMFGMPVVLNPIMLIPFIVAPLATATIAYFATMAGLVNPVVVNVIWVMPTIISGFLATAGDWRAIVLTLVNLAVAFVIWAPFVIAANKMDPNLGEPEE, from the coding sequence ATGAATGGATTAACAGCGTGGATGGAAAGGTATATTTTACCTGTAGCTGCGAAGATTGGAGCGCAAAAACATTTAGTGGCATTAAGGGATGCCTTTATTGGTATGATGCCAGTTACGATGGCTGGGGCGATTGCTGTTTTATTAAATGCATTTATGCGCGATTTTCCTAATACGTATTTAGGAGAAGGCAATGCAATCACTAGCTTCTTTACACCCGTGATTGCGATAAATGGATTGGTTTGGACGGGAACGCTAGCAATCATGGCTGTTGTGTTTGCCGCATCTTTGGGTTATAACGTGGCAAGAGCTTACGATGTCGATGCATTATCAGGTATGCTAGTCTCATTAGCTGCTTTTTTCATTGGCTTGCCACAAAGTTCAACAGCGACTGTTACCTTGGCTGAAAAATTACCAAAAAATATTGCGCAACTATTTACGGATGCTGGTGCGACGGTTAATACAGTTGATGGTGTTTCGGCAGTTGATGCTAGTGCTTGGGGGTATTTCCCGTTTAGTAAATATATGGGGGGAACAGGCCTATTTACAGCAATGATTTTTGGGTTTATTTCTGTTATTATTTTTGCTAAATTGATAAAGAAAAATATTGTTATTAAAATGCCTGATTCAGTGCCACCGGCTGTTTCAAAAGCATTTGCCGCAATTATTCCTGGGGTAACAGCTCTTTATGTTTCAGGACTGATTTATCATGTATTTGAACAATTGACAGGGAAATTATTGATTGACTGGATCTCTGAATCAATTCAAACGCCATTGCTTGGTTTGTCTCAAGGTTATGGCGCTGTTCTATTGATTGTGTTGTTAGTACATGTTTTGTGGTTCTTCGGACTGCATGGAACCAATATCATGTCGCCGGTTTTACAATCGATTTATGGTGTAGCGATGGTAGACAATACCAATGCCTACCAACAAGGACAAGAAATTCCCTATAAATGGGTTGCGGGTTCTTTTGAAGCGTTCGTTTGGCCTGGTGGTGCCGGTGTTACCTTAGTCTTGATTATCTCGATTCTACTTTTATCAAAACGTGCAGACTATAAAACAGTCGGCAAACTTGGCATAGGGCCTGGCTTATTCAATATCAATGAACCAGTGATGTTTGGGATGCCAGTTGTATTGAACCCGATTATGTTGATTCCTTTTATTGTAGCGCCATTAGCAACAGCTACGATCGCTTATTTTGCAACGATGGCCGGATTAGTGAATCCTGTCGTTGTGAATGTGATATGGGTCATGCCGACGATCATAAGTGGTTTCTTAGCAACAGCGGGTGACTGGCGGGCGATCGTTCTGACGCTGGTCAACTTAGCTGTCGCATTCGTGATTTGGGCTCCTTTTGTCATCGCAGCAAATAAAATGGACCCTAATTTAGGTGAACCAGAAGAATAA
- a CDS encoding GNAT family N-acetyltransferase produces the protein MKNEVRLMGVEKIDEMFDLAAYAFNSIKTEERKERFNQIVAKSQNYGYFAENALTSQVISTPFRVAFHGTCYQMAGIGCVSSYPEYRGQGGISTIMKQLLTELAENRIELAYLAPFSYPFYRKYGFEQLFEQISYTVKAADWPNVKAVSGKMIRLTYEEAKNSCQKIYSELSSNQKGAVIRETWWLDYTFGLEEKNQFAIYEDEQGNPQGYLIYQSSAEYFDIKEWGYLTNQAFQSITRFIGSHNGSSREFRLETGFDGENLSYLMSSPLVEMKTTPFMMARIVDLESFLAKYPFEVGKEEMYYLKVEDNYGPWNQGIWSLQITEEGQSVVNKVSQIPNLLKEEDLIVSSIQVLTQLFMGYRQGSELHFYGKMTGSRKQIQSLDQRLVKGVPLLADYF, from the coding sequence ATGAAGAATGAAGTACGTCTTATGGGAGTAGAAAAAATTGATGAGATGTTTGATTTGGCTGCATATGCATTCAATTCAATTAAAACCGAGGAGCGAAAAGAACGATTTAATCAGATTGTTGCAAAATCCCAGAATTACGGGTATTTTGCAGAGAATGCCTTAACAAGTCAAGTTATTTCTACACCATTTCGAGTAGCGTTTCATGGGACTTGCTATCAAATGGCCGGTATTGGTTGCGTTTCGTCTTACCCTGAGTATCGCGGACAAGGCGGCATTTCAACTATTATGAAACAGCTGTTAACAGAGTTAGCTGAAAATCGGATCGAGCTCGCTTACTTGGCGCCATTCTCCTATCCATTTTATAGAAAATATGGTTTTGAACAATTATTCGAGCAAATTAGCTATACAGTTAAAGCGGCAGATTGGCCCAATGTCAAAGCCGTTTCAGGCAAGATGATACGGCTCACCTATGAAGAGGCAAAAAATAGTTGTCAGAAAATTTATTCTGAGTTGTCAAGTAATCAAAAAGGGGCAGTGATTCGAGAGACTTGGTGGTTGGATTATACATTTGGTTTGGAAGAAAAGAATCAGTTTGCGATTTACGAAGATGAACAAGGGAATCCTCAGGGGTATTTGATTTACCAATCTAGTGCGGAGTATTTTGACATTAAAGAATGGGGCTATTTGACGAATCAAGCATTTCAATCGATCACCCGTTTTATCGGTTCTCATAACGGTTCATCACGAGAGTTTCGTTTGGAGACAGGGTTTGATGGTGAAAATTTAAGCTATTTGATGTCATCTCCGTTAGTAGAAATGAAAACCACCCCGTTTATGATGGCTAGAATTGTTGATTTAGAAAGCTTTCTAGCTAAGTATCCGTTTGAGGTTGGGAAGGAAGAAATGTATTATCTTAAAGTTGAAGATAATTATGGCCCATGGAATCAAGGGATTTGGTCGTTACAAATAACGGAAGAGGGCCAAAGCGTCGTAAATAAAGTTAGTCAGATTCCTAACTTATTGAAAGAAGAAGACTTGATTGTAAGCTCAATTCAAGTATTAACTCAACTTTTTATGGGGTATCGTCAGGGTAGTGAATTACATTTTTATGGAAAAATGACAGGATCAAGAAAACAAATTCAGTCATTGGACCAACGTTTAGTAAAAGGCGTGCCGCTCTTGGCGGATTACTTTTAA
- a CDS encoding uracil-DNA glycosylase — protein sequence MDYPTTLVEAVSQKVHGHNLEGFLSGQGPKHAPLMLIGEAPGATEIKTSIPFSGRSGKKLDSWLAEAGLERKEIYITSAVRSRPFTIKKQLNKRTRIIETKYPNRTPTKNEVVSFAPLLDYEIKTIQPKILVPMGNVGLQRLLGHSYRISAYHGKLLHLPILTYAKEKNQLVASSDLYTLFPIYHPAAVFYNQKLEAIIQHDWLLLAKIIKKNRQNN from the coding sequence ATGGACTATCCAACTACATTAGTTGAAGCAGTCTCACAGAAAGTACACGGTCACAACTTAGAAGGCTTTCTTTCAGGACAAGGACCTAAACATGCCCCTTTAATGCTCATAGGAGAAGCACCAGGTGCAACAGAAATAAAAACATCTATCCCATTTAGCGGACGATCAGGAAAAAAGTTAGATAGCTGGTTGGCTGAGGCTGGCTTAGAACGAAAAGAAATTTATATTACTAGTGCAGTAAGAAGCAGACCCTTCACCATAAAAAAACAACTTAACAAACGAACTAGAATCATTGAAACAAAATATCCAAATCGAACACCCACCAAAAATGAAGTTGTCTCTTTCGCCCCATTACTAGACTATGAAATCAAAACGATCCAACCAAAAATCCTTGTACCAATGGGCAACGTTGGTTTACAACGATTGCTAGGACACAGCTATAGGATTTCTGCTTACCATGGCAAGTTACTCCATTTACCGATTCTTACTTATGCAAAAGAGAAAAACCAACTTGTTGCGTCCAGTGATCTCTATACGCTATTTCCAATTTATCATCCCGCAGCTGTTTTTTATAATCAAAAACTTGAAGCTATAATTCAACATGATTGGCTTTTACTAGCTAAAATCATCAAAAAAAATAGGCAAAATAATTAA
- a CDS encoding aminopeptidase yields MSLPNFNEILKKYARLIVETGVNVQKGHSIVLQISVDQAPLARLITEEAYKLGAGEVIVQWNDDLVQREFLLHADEKYLDTIPQYKIDQTDDWVNKGASRISVVSANPDALAGVDADRVAAFQAASGKALVNLRKATQANKVSWTVVAAAGKEWAAKVFPDLTDSESQVDALWDEIFKTTRVYEADPVAAWKAHDNKLATKADELNKEQFNALHYTAPGTDLVIGLPKNHLWEGAGSDNVRGEKFMANMPTEEVFTAPDRRRVDGVVSSTKPLSYAGTTISGMKFTFKDGKVVDFSAEQGEEVLGKLLETDEGARHLGEVALVPDPSPISQSGIIFYNTLFDENASNHLAFGSAYAFNLQGGTEMSETELEAAGLNRSHTHVDFMVGSDQMDIDGIREDGTRVPIFRNGDWA; encoded by the coding sequence ATGTCATTACCAAATTTTAATGAGATCTTAAAGAAATACGCTAGACTGATTGTTGAAACTGGTGTTAACGTTCAAAAGGGACACAGCATCGTTTTACAAATCAGCGTTGATCAAGCACCACTAGCTCGTTTGATCACAGAAGAGGCTTATAAACTTGGGGCTGGTGAAGTGATCGTTCAGTGGAATGATGATCTTGTGCAACGTGAATTTTTACTGCATGCTGATGAAAAATATTTGGATACTATTCCTCAATATAAAATAGATCAAACAGATGACTGGGTTAACAAAGGAGCTAGCCGTATCAGTGTTGTCTCTGCTAATCCCGATGCTTTAGCAGGCGTTGATGCTGATCGTGTTGCCGCTTTTCAAGCTGCTTCCGGCAAAGCATTGGTCAACTTAAGAAAAGCAACACAAGCGAATAAAGTCAGCTGGACAGTCGTTGCTGCTGCTGGCAAAGAATGGGCTGCTAAAGTTTTCCCTGACCTAACAGACAGCGAGTCTCAAGTAGACGCTCTTTGGGATGAAATTTTTAAAACAACTCGTGTGTATGAAGCAGATCCAGTTGCAGCTTGGAAAGCTCATGACAACAAATTAGCAACCAAAGCGGACGAATTAAATAAAGAACAATTTAATGCTTTGCATTACACAGCTCCAGGCACTGACTTAGTGATTGGATTGCCTAAAAACCATTTGTGGGAAGGTGCTGGTAGCGATAACGTTCGTGGCGAAAAATTCATGGCCAACATGCCGACAGAAGAAGTCTTCACTGCACCTGATAGACGTCGTGTTGATGGTGTTGTCTCTAGTACTAAGCCACTTAGTTATGCTGGAACAACGATTTCTGGTATGAAATTTACCTTTAAAGATGGAAAAGTCGTTGATTTTTCTGCTGAACAAGGTGAGGAAGTATTAGGTAAATTACTAGAAACAGATGAAGGTGCACGTCATTTAGGTGAAGTCGCATTGGTTCCAGACCCTTCTCCGATCTCTCAATCTGGTATTATTTTCTACAATACTTTATTTGACGAAAATGCATCAAATCATTTAGCTTTTGGCTCTGCCTATGCTTTTAATCTACAAGGCGGAACAGAAATGAGTGAAACAGAATTAGAAGCAGCTGGTTTAAACCGTAGTCATACTCACGTTGATTTCATGGTTGGATCAGACCAAATGGATATCGATGGTATTCGTGAAGATGGTACACGCGTTCCAATCTTCCGTAATGGTGATTGGGCTTAA
- a CDS encoding TetR/AcrR family transcriptional regulator, giving the protein MARKKTITKDQILNAAYEVVATEGFSKFTARNIATKMKCSTQPIYLEFKNMDDLKEELFEKIHQYLAKEVFPVAHTGNTIVDLALNYIHFAKNESKLYRALYLEEYGGGKRMQEFSYSYFSNAVKQDPDYEKLNDTEINSLHMGTWIVATGIAALMTSGIIHPSEQQIEHLMKESIDQILERDEPIDIDS; this is encoded by the coding sequence ATGGCAAGAAAAAAAACGATTACTAAAGATCAGATTTTAAATGCTGCATACGAAGTAGTGGCCACTGAAGGCTTTTCGAAATTCACCGCACGTAACATTGCAACCAAAATGAAATGCTCAACACAACCAATTTATTTGGAATTCAAAAATATGGATGATCTGAAAGAAGAACTGTTTGAAAAGATCCATCAATATTTAGCAAAAGAAGTATTCCCTGTCGCGCATACAGGCAATACGATTGTCGACTTAGCTTTAAATTATATCCATTTTGCTAAAAATGAAAGTAAACTATATCGTGCGCTATATTTGGAAGAGTACGGTGGCGGAAAAAGAATGCAGGAATTTTCGTACAGTTATTTTTCCAACGCGGTCAAACAAGATCCGGATTATGAAAAATTAAATGATACAGAGATCAATTCTCTTCATATGGGAACGTGGATCGTCGCAACGGGGATTGCTGCGTTGATGACATCTGGAATCATTCATCCAAGCGAGCAACAAATCGAGCACTTGATGAAAGAGTCAATCGATCAGATATTAGAGCGTGATGAACCAATCGATATCGATAGTTAG
- a CDS encoding flavodoxin — protein sequence MTLAKIVYASMTGNTEEIADIVAEALENLNIEVEINECTQVDPEDFEDADICVVATYTYGDGELPDEIVDFYEELQEIDLFGKTYGVCGSGDTFYDDFCKSVDDFDAVFTKIGASKGADSVKVDLAAEEEDIQNLEAFAKKLAEAVK from the coding sequence ATGACCTTAGCTAAAATCGTTTATGCAAGTATGACTGGAAATACAGAAGAAATAGCAGATATCGTTGCTGAAGCTTTAGAAAATTTAAATATTGAAGTTGAGATCAACGAATGTACACAAGTGGATCCTGAAGACTTTGAAGATGCAGACATTTGCGTTGTCGCAACTTACACATATGGTGATGGTGAGTTACCTGATGAAATCGTAGATTTTTATGAAGAGTTACAAGAAATCGATTTATTTGGAAAAACGTATGGTGTTTGTGGTTCTGGTGATACTTTTTACGATGATTTTTGTAAATCAGTGGATGACTTTGACGCTGTTTTCACAAAAATTGGTGCTTCAAAAGGCGCAGATAGTGTAAAAGTTGATTTAGCTGCTGAAGAAGAAGATATTCAAAATCTCGAAGCTTTTGCGAAAAAACTAGCAGAAGCTGTAAAATAA